Proteins encoded by one window of Microplitis mediator isolate UGA2020A chromosome 1, iyMicMedi2.1, whole genome shotgun sequence:
- the LOC130678278 gene encoding sodium/potassium-transporting ATPase subunit alpha-B-like has product MALPGPSLLSTKKSSTPQLQKKKLTDDEIIDLHQELQTDDHIIPLDELCIKLNTNIDTGLTGDEAKLRLAQSPNALTPPKVTPEYIKLLKSMFSGFATLLWICAGLCFLIYLINYLLGHDSNADEGIEWFGVMIIVICLISGMFSYIQEGKNSRVMESFTRMVPTFALVIRDGEKILIPTEEIVLGDIVEIRLGDKIPADIRIIRCVGLRVENSSITGESEPIARSDYPTDPNPLESQNMAFFSSYAVAGEGTGIVIATGDQTMIGRLAGLTTQVIKDETPIAKEINNFVQIITVVSLVFGGLFFIISLIIEPNIIKSFIYLLSIVISNIPEVLLVTVTTSLTLTAKKMANKNCLVRNLEAVETLGSTSTICSDKTGTLTQNKMTVSNMWFGNIRHHVSAVIGNLGVERDLLLEKPAFNSVIKAATLCLRAEFRVDSDLFTRIEDRDVIGDASETGILKFCEHIHSTKRYRANYPKITEVPFSSVTKYQLSIHRDDEGYNIFMKGAPEIVIDFCINILSMDGTTRSLTAEDIFQAKRACTELGFLGERVLAYCDLFLPYKDYSDNYEFNTSSIKNYNFPMSGYRFLGLISLLDPPRASVPDAVHTCRAAGIKVIMVTGDHPVTAMAIAKTIGIIGEGHETRYEKLLHLDNKLFNNSNNKLSTVTSTSENNDDNYKAIIVTGTELRFMTDNELDNVIKNYEEIVFARTSPQQKLIIVESCQRIGEIVAVTGDGVNDSPALRKADIGIAMGITGSDVAKSAADMVLMDDNFSSIVTGIEEGRLIFDNLKKSIVYTLTSGMPEMIPMLSSLILSIPLPLVIELVLCIDIGTDLLPAIALAYEKPESDIMKRPPRNPQYDKLVNKRLISMAYGQIGMTQALAGFMNYFLILGYHGFLPGDLFGLRQDWENKNIVDLKDSYGQTWNYESRMVLLSEARTGYFVAIVITQMMDLLMCKTRRNSLFQQGMDNWFLNVSIAFEILLTAVILYTPGADKIFKTFPIDPYWLLPCLPLGLFLWAYDEVRRYFIRKYPKSIIYRETYY; this is encoded by the coding sequence ATTCGCAACACTATTGTGGATATGCGCAGGGCTCTGTTTTCTAATTTACTTGATAAATTACCTGCTGGGTCACGACAGCAACGCGGATGAGGGCATCGAGTGGTTCGGAGTGATGATCATAGTAATTTGTTTAATATCCGGAATGTTTTCTTACATCCAAGAAGGAAAAAATTCACGTGTGATGGAGTCTTTTACTCGCATGGTTCCAACTTTCGCACTAGTAATAAGAgacggtgaaaaaattttaattcccaCTGAAGAAATAGTGCTAGGGGATATCGTCGAGATAAGACTGGGTGACAAAATACCCGCTGACATACGAATAATTCGCTGTGTCGGTTTAAGAGTCGAGAACTCGAGCATCACCGGGGAGAGCGAACCAATAGCGCGGTCTGATTATCCGACTGATCCAAATCCCTTGGAATCACAGAACATGGCCTTTTTTTCGTCGTACGCAGTTGCAGGCGAGGGTACGGGAATCGTAATAGCAACTGGAGATCAAACAATGATCGGACGCTTAGCCGGACTGACAACTCAAGTAATAAAAGACGAAACTCCGATAGCCAaagaaataaacaattttgttCAAATTATAACTGTCGTGTCCCTCGTATTTGGcgggttattttttataatatcacTGATTATTGAGCCcaatattattaaaagtttcatttatttactcagtATCGTGATATCGAATATACCGGAAGTATTATTGGTCACAGTGACAACAAGTTTAACATTGACGGCTAAAAAAATGGCCAACAAAAATTGTCTGGTGCGTAATCTGGAAGCCGTTGAAACCTTGGGTTCAACATCGACGATATGCTCTGACAAAACAGGAACGTTGACGCAAAATAAGATGACGGTATCCAATATGTGGTTTGGAAACATCCGTCACCATGTATCAGCAGTTATAGGAAACCTGGGGGTCGAACGTGACCTATTGCTTGAAAAACCGGCATTCAATTCCGTAATAAAAGCTGCGACTTTGTGTCTAAGAGCTGAGTTTCGTGTTGACTCGGATTTGTTCACACGAATAGAAGACCGCGACGTTATTGGAGACGCATCGGAAACAGGAATTCTCAAATTTTGCGAGCATATTCATTCGACAAAACGTTATCGGGCAAATTATCCTAAAATTACTGAGGTACCGTTTTCTTCAGTGACAAAATATCAGTTGTCGATACACCGGGATGACGAAGGTTACAATATTTTCATGAAAGGAGCACCCGAAATAGTCATCGATTTCTGCATAAACATTTTGTCAATGGACGGCACAACAAGATCATTAACTGCGGAGGATATTTTCCAAGCAAAACGGGCTTGCACTGAATTAGGATTTTTAGGCGAACGTGTACTGGCTTACTGTGACTTATTTTTACCTTACAAAGACTATAGTGACAACTATGAATTCAATActtcttcaataaaaaattacaattttccaATGAGCGGCTACAGATTTCTGGGACTGATAAGTTTACTAGATCCTCCAAGAGCTTCAGTTCCAGATGCTGTCCACACATGTCGCGCCGCgggaataaaagtaataatggTCACTGGTGACCATCCAGTGACTGCGATGGCCATTGCAAAGACGATAGGAATCATCGGCGAAGGCCACGAGACGCGTTATGAAAAGTTGCTGCATTTAGACAATAAACTGTTTAATAACAGcaacaataaattatcaacagTAACTTCAACTTCGGagaataatgatgataattacaAAGCGATCATTGTAACTGGTACAGAGTTACGTTTTATGACTGACAATGAACTGGataatgttattaaaaattatgaagaaATAGTCTTCGCTCGTACATCACCTcagcaaaaattaataattgtcgaaAGCTGTCAACGTATTGGTGAAATAGTTGCGGTTACTGGAGACGGAGTTAATGATTCTCCGGCATTGCGTAAAGCTGACATCGGTATTGCAATGGGTATAACTGGGTCAGATGTTGCTAAAAGTGCTGCAGATATGGTACTAATGGATGACAATTTTTCGTCGATTGTTACGGGAATAGAAGAAGGTCGACtgatatttgataatttaaaaaaatcaattgtttaTACTCTAACCTCGGGAATGCCTGAAATGATACCAATGTTGAGTAGCCTAATTTTGTCGATACCTTTACCCCTTGTTATTGAATTAGTACTGTGTATTGATATTGGCACCGATTTATTACCAGCAATTGCGTTGGCTTATGAAAAACCCGAGTCAGATATCATGAAACGACCGCCGCGAAATCCTCAGTATGATAAACTGGTTAACAAACGATTAATTTCAATGGCTTATGGGCAAATTGGTATGACCCAGGCACTCGCGGGTTTTatgaattactttttaattctcggTTACCATGGATTCTTACCGGGTGACTTGTTTGGACTGAGGCAAGActgggaaaataaaaatattgttgatttAAAAGACTCTTATGGGCAGACATGGAACTACGAGAGCCGGATGGTTCTGCTGAGTGAAGCGAGAACTGGATACTTTGTTGCGATAGTTATCACGCAGATGATGGACTTGCTGATGTGTAAAACGCGAAGAAATTCGCTGTTCCAACAGGGAATGGACAACTGGTTCTTAAATGTATCAATTGCTTTTGAAATATTACTGACCGctgttattttatatactcCTGGtgctgataaaatatttaaaacttttcctATTGATCCGTATTGGCTGCTGCCTTGTTTACCACTCGGTTTGTTTTTGTGGGCATATGACGAAGTGAGAAGATATTTTATCAGAAAGTATCCTAAGAGTATTATTTATCGCGaaacttattattaa
- the LOC130678281 gene encoding 60S ribosomal protein L17, whose protein sequence is MTRYSKEPTNTTKSCKARGSNLRVHFKNTHETARAIKNLTLRRAQKYLKAVIEHKECVPFRRFNGGVGRCAQAKQFGTTQGRWPKKSAEFLLQLLRNAESNADYRGLDVDRLVIDHIQVNHAPCLRRRTYRAHGRINPYMSSPCHIEVILTEKEDVVTKATEEEPSKKKLSKKKLARQKEKMLRE, encoded by the exons ATGACGCGGTATTCGAAAGAACCAACAAATACCACGAAATCGTGCAAAGCTCGTGGTTCCAATTTGCGGGTACATTTTAAA aaTACCCATGAAACTGCAagagcaattaaaaatttgactcTGAGAAGAGCTCAAAAGTATCTTAAAGCCGTTATTGAACACAAAGAATGTGTACCATTCAGAAGATTCAACGGTGGTGTTGGACGTTGTGCTCAAGCTAAACAGTTTGGAACCACTCAGGGAAGATGGCCCAAGAAATCAGCCGAATTTTTGCTTCAGCTTTTGCGTAACGCTGAGTCAAATGCTGACTACAGGGGTTTGGACGTCGACAGACTGGTAATTGATCACATCCAGGTCAATCACGCTCCATGCTTGCGCAGAAGAACTTACCGTGCTCACGGTCGTATTAATC cttacATGAGCTCGCCCTGTCATATTGAAGTCATTCTGACTGAAAAAGAAGACGTGGTTACTAAAGCCACTGAAGAAGAGCCATCGAAAAAGAAACTGAGCAAAAAGAAGCTTGCTAGACAGAAGGAGAAGATGTTGAGAGAGTAA